The Aedes aegypti strain LVP_AGWG chromosome 3, AaegL5.0 Primary Assembly, whole genome shotgun sequence genome contains a region encoding:
- the LOC5564654 gene encoding stabilizer of axonemal microtubules 1 isoform X2 codes for MPKPVEAVEVPSNLPVDCSAQVDDGVPCDFVTQCATGSISQPAMTTECCGGNPALPRQRSQGNVPQQNCYNCSCGRPDCTPVKKVRYVQPSRRQPCKPVSCYKPPEVEFQGDSVYKTSFNADPATIVCNARPLPIPPRNNLAMAPGCLEQNTVTSLSYPGYNNVERQKPIMPTGNQMIAPGPIQEITTTRHDYVAKTTPKRYKIIPEGHIRSASAPFEKQTVNKLSYGSPDMAHFTPAKSCKPIRHYTRSEVPMDSETTAKLSYPPVCPAPKEDHPWAKRAGYQPPCIPMENDTTYKKSYMTSCGAERPKMIPPFNNLHVPADSGFESKTVYKESYHSACGERPPAIRPVEQLRIPHQKLEDDTVYKLSFPTYCNTERPAPIVPRPAPLIGDGPIQEITTTRHDYGCKSGTKREPIVPQNLLHIPQGRLESNTVNRLSYPANKENVQPPKSCKPILSYKRPEIPMESETTNKMSYMPVCPAPKETYPWAQRARYQPPPLPMESETTAKLSYPPPGEFVEESCGSGPTGGPCCQSCNPSIVNCCANLAPDGGCYPRAAIVS; via the exons ATGCCAA AACCTGTTGAAGCAGTTgaagtcccttcgaatctcccAGTCGACTGTAGTGCCCAAGTGGACGATGGCGTTCCGTGTGATTTCGTAACACAGTGTGCCACGGGCAGCATTTCCCAGCCGGCTATGACGACGGAATGCTGCGGGGGCAATCCGGCCCTTCCAAGGCAGCGATCCCAGGGCAACGTGCCACAGCAAAACTGCTACAACTGCTCGTGTGGCCGCCCTGACTGCACTCCGGTTAAAAAAGTG CGCTACGTTCAGCCATCGAGGCGGCAACCCTGCAAGCCGGTCTCGTGCTACAAACCGCCGGAAGTGGAATTTCAAGGTGATTCCGTGTACAAAACATCGTTCAATGCCGACCCGGCGACGATCGTTTGTAATGCGCGCCCACTGCCGATACCGCCCCGGAACAATCTGGCGATGGCACCCGGATGTCTGGAGCAGAACACCGTCACCTCG CTCTCTTACCCCGGATACAACAATGTTGAACGGCAGAAACCTATCATGCCCACCGGGAACCAGATGATTGCACCCGGTCCAATCCAAGAGATAACCACCACCAGACATGACTATGTCGCTAAAACGACACCCAAGCGCTACAAAATCATTCCTGAAGGCCACATCCGCAGCGCGAGCGCTCCGTTTGAAAAGCAAACTGTGAACAAGCTCTCGTACGGCAGTCCCGACATGGCTCACTTTACGCCGGCAAAGTCCTGTAAACCTATTCGGCATTATACGAGGTCAGAAG TTCCAATGGATTCGGAAACGACGGCCAAACTGAGTTACCCTCCAGTTTGCCCGGCACCTAAAGAGGATCATCCATGGGCCAAACGGGCCGGCTATCAGCCCCCATGCATACCGATGGAGAACGACACGACGTACAAGAAGAGTTACATGACTAGCTGTGGCGCAGAGCGTCCTAAAATGATTCCGCCCTTCAATAACTTACATGTACCTGCTGATTCCGGGTTTGAATCAAAGACAGTCTACAAAGAAAGTTACCATAGCGCTTGTGGCGAACGACCGCCAGCGATCCGCCCTGTGGAACAGCTGCGGATACCGCATCAAAAGCTGGAAGATGACACCGTTTACAAG TTATCCTTCCCTACGTACTGTAATACGGAGCGACCTGCACCGATTGTTCCTAGACCTGCACCGCTTATCGGAGATGGACCGATTCAGGAGATAACGACCACCAGGCACGACTACGGTTGTAAGAGCGGTACCAAGCGTGAACCGATCGTTCCCCAGAACCTGCTGCACATTCCCCAAGGTAGACTGGAAAGCAACACCGTAAATCGCCTCTCCTATCCGGCCAACAAGGAGAACGTTCAGCCTCCGAAGTCTTGCAAACCGATTCTGTCGTATAAGCGGCCTGAAA TTCCGATGGAGAGCGAAACAACGAACAAGATGAGCTACATGCCGGTTTGTCCAGCGCCAAAGGAGACCTACCCGTGGGCCCAACGAGCCCGCTATCAGCCACCACCACTGCCAATGGAATCGGAAACCACGGCCAAACTGAGCTACCCCCCACCTGGTGAATTTGTGGAAGAGTCGTGTGGTTCCGGACCAACTGGTGGCCCATGCTGCCAATCGTGTAATCCATCCATAGTCAACTGCTGTGCGAATTTGGCACCAGATGGTGGCTGCTACCCTCGGGCGGCAATCGTAAGCTAA
- the LOC5564654 gene encoding stabilizer of axonemal microtubules 1 isoform X3 has product MTTECCGGNPALPRQRSQGNVPQQNCYNCSCGRPDCTPVKKVRYVQPSRRQPCKPVSCYKPPEVEFQGDSVYKTSFNADPATIVCNARPLPIPPRNNLAMAPGCLEQNTVTSLSYPGYNNVERQKPIMPTGNQMIAPGPIQEITTTRHDYVAKTTPKRYKIIPEGHIRSASAPFEKQTVNKLSYGSPDMAHFTPAKSCKPIRHYTRSEVPMDSETTAKLSYPPVCPAPKEDHPWAKRAGYQPPCIPMENDTTYKKSYMTSCGAERPKMIPPFNNLHVPADSGFESKTVYKESYHSACGERPPAIRPVEQLRIPHQKLEDDTVYKLSFPTYCNTERPAPIVPRPAPLIGDGPIQEITTTRHDYGCKSGTKREPIVPQNLLHIPQGRLESNTVNRLSYPANKENVQPPKSCKPILSYKRPEIPMESETTNKMSYMPVCPAPKETYPWAQRARYQPPPLPMESETTAKLSYPPPGEFVEESCGSGPTGGPCCQSCNPSIVNCCANLAPDGGCYPRAAIVS; this is encoded by the exons ATGACGACGGAATGCTGCGGGGGCAATCCGGCCCTTCCAAGGCAGCGATCCCAGGGCAACGTGCCACAGCAAAACTGCTACAACTGCTCGTGTGGCCGCCCTGACTGCACTCCGGTTAAAAAAGTG CGCTACGTTCAGCCATCGAGGCGGCAACCCTGCAAGCCGGTCTCGTGCTACAAACCGCCGGAAGTGGAATTTCAAGGTGATTCCGTGTACAAAACATCGTTCAATGCCGACCCGGCGACGATCGTTTGTAATGCGCGCCCACTGCCGATACCGCCCCGGAACAATCTGGCGATGGCACCCGGATGTCTGGAGCAGAACACCGTCACCTCG CTCTCTTACCCCGGATACAACAATGTTGAACGGCAGAAACCTATCATGCCCACCGGGAACCAGATGATTGCACCCGGTCCAATCCAAGAGATAACCACCACCAGACATGACTATGTCGCTAAAACGACACCCAAGCGCTACAAAATCATTCCTGAAGGCCACATCCGCAGCGCGAGCGCTCCGTTTGAAAAGCAAACTGTGAACAAGCTCTCGTACGGCAGTCCCGACATGGCTCACTTTACGCCGGCAAAGTCCTGTAAACCTATTCGGCATTATACGAGGTCAGAAG TTCCAATGGATTCGGAAACGACGGCCAAACTGAGTTACCCTCCAGTTTGCCCGGCACCTAAAGAGGATCATCCATGGGCCAAACGGGCCGGCTATCAGCCCCCATGCATACCGATGGAGAACGACACGACGTACAAGAAGAGTTACATGACTAGCTGTGGCGCAGAGCGTCCTAAAATGATTCCGCCCTTCAATAACTTACATGTACCTGCTGATTCCGGGTTTGAATCAAAGACAGTCTACAAAGAAAGTTACCATAGCGCTTGTGGCGAACGACCGCCAGCGATCCGCCCTGTGGAACAGCTGCGGATACCGCATCAAAAGCTGGAAGATGACACCGTTTACAAG TTATCCTTCCCTACGTACTGTAATACGGAGCGACCTGCACCGATTGTTCCTAGACCTGCACCGCTTATCGGAGATGGACCGATTCAGGAGATAACGACCACCAGGCACGACTACGGTTGTAAGAGCGGTACCAAGCGTGAACCGATCGTTCCCCAGAACCTGCTGCACATTCCCCAAGGTAGACTGGAAAGCAACACCGTAAATCGCCTCTCCTATCCGGCCAACAAGGAGAACGTTCAGCCTCCGAAGTCTTGCAAACCGATTCTGTCGTATAAGCGGCCTGAAA TTCCGATGGAGAGCGAAACAACGAACAAGATGAGCTACATGCCGGTTTGTCCAGCGCCAAAGGAGACCTACCCGTGGGCCCAACGAGCCCGCTATCAGCCACCACCACTGCCAATGGAATCGGAAACCACGGCCAAACTGAGCTACCCCCCACCTGGTGAATTTGTGGAAGAGTCGTGTGGTTCCGGACCAACTGGTGGCCCATGCTGCCAATCGTGTAATCCATCCATAGTCAACTGCTGTGCGAATTTGGCACCAGATGGTGGCTGCTACCCTCGGGCGGCAATCGTAAGCTAA
- the LOC5564654 gene encoding stabilizer of axonemal microtubules 1 isoform X1: MENCDANNLSLDAAFAEPILEPVEAVEVPSNLPVDCSAQVDDGVPCDFVTQCATGSISQPAMTTECCGGNPALPRQRSQGNVPQQNCYNCSCGRPDCTPVKKVRYVQPSRRQPCKPVSCYKPPEVEFQGDSVYKTSFNADPATIVCNARPLPIPPRNNLAMAPGCLEQNTVTSLSYPGYNNVERQKPIMPTGNQMIAPGPIQEITTTRHDYVAKTTPKRYKIIPEGHIRSASAPFEKQTVNKLSYGSPDMAHFTPAKSCKPIRHYTRSEVPMDSETTAKLSYPPVCPAPKEDHPWAKRAGYQPPCIPMENDTTYKKSYMTSCGAERPKMIPPFNNLHVPADSGFESKTVYKESYHSACGERPPAIRPVEQLRIPHQKLEDDTVYKLSFPTYCNTERPAPIVPRPAPLIGDGPIQEITTTRHDYGCKSGTKREPIVPQNLLHIPQGRLESNTVNRLSYPANKENVQPPKSCKPILSYKRPEIPMESETTNKMSYMPVCPAPKETYPWAQRARYQPPPLPMESETTAKLSYPPPGEFVEESCGSGPTGGPCCQSCNPSIVNCCANLAPDGGCYPRAAIVS; the protein is encoded by the exons ATGGAAAATTGCGATGCCAA CAACCTCTCTCTGGATGCCGCCTTTGCCGAACCGATTCTAGAACCTGTTGAAGCAGTTgaagtcccttcgaatctcccAGTCGACTGTAGTGCCCAAGTGGACGATGGCGTTCCGTGTGATTTCGTAACACAGTGTGCCACGGGCAGCATTTCCCAGCCGGCTATGACGACGGAATGCTGCGGGGGCAATCCGGCCCTTCCAAGGCAGCGATCCCAGGGCAACGTGCCACAGCAAAACTGCTACAACTGCTCGTGTGGCCGCCCTGACTGCACTCCGGTTAAAAAAGTG CGCTACGTTCAGCCATCGAGGCGGCAACCCTGCAAGCCGGTCTCGTGCTACAAACCGCCGGAAGTGGAATTTCAAGGTGATTCCGTGTACAAAACATCGTTCAATGCCGACCCGGCGACGATCGTTTGTAATGCGCGCCCACTGCCGATACCGCCCCGGAACAATCTGGCGATGGCACCCGGATGTCTGGAGCAGAACACCGTCACCTCG CTCTCTTACCCCGGATACAACAATGTTGAACGGCAGAAACCTATCATGCCCACCGGGAACCAGATGATTGCACCCGGTCCAATCCAAGAGATAACCACCACCAGACATGACTATGTCGCTAAAACGACACCCAAGCGCTACAAAATCATTCCTGAAGGCCACATCCGCAGCGCGAGCGCTCCGTTTGAAAAGCAAACTGTGAACAAGCTCTCGTACGGCAGTCCCGACATGGCTCACTTTACGCCGGCAAAGTCCTGTAAACCTATTCGGCATTATACGAGGTCAGAAG TTCCAATGGATTCGGAAACGACGGCCAAACTGAGTTACCCTCCAGTTTGCCCGGCACCTAAAGAGGATCATCCATGGGCCAAACGGGCCGGCTATCAGCCCCCATGCATACCGATGGAGAACGACACGACGTACAAGAAGAGTTACATGACTAGCTGTGGCGCAGAGCGTCCTAAAATGATTCCGCCCTTCAATAACTTACATGTACCTGCTGATTCCGGGTTTGAATCAAAGACAGTCTACAAAGAAAGTTACCATAGCGCTTGTGGCGAACGACCGCCAGCGATCCGCCCTGTGGAACAGCTGCGGATACCGCATCAAAAGCTGGAAGATGACACCGTTTACAAG TTATCCTTCCCTACGTACTGTAATACGGAGCGACCTGCACCGATTGTTCCTAGACCTGCACCGCTTATCGGAGATGGACCGATTCAGGAGATAACGACCACCAGGCACGACTACGGTTGTAAGAGCGGTACCAAGCGTGAACCGATCGTTCCCCAGAACCTGCTGCACATTCCCCAAGGTAGACTGGAAAGCAACACCGTAAATCGCCTCTCCTATCCGGCCAACAAGGAGAACGTTCAGCCTCCGAAGTCTTGCAAACCGATTCTGTCGTATAAGCGGCCTGAAA TTCCGATGGAGAGCGAAACAACGAACAAGATGAGCTACATGCCGGTTTGTCCAGCGCCAAAGGAGACCTACCCGTGGGCCCAACGAGCCCGCTATCAGCCACCACCACTGCCAATGGAATCGGAAACCACGGCCAAACTGAGCTACCCCCCACCTGGTGAATTTGTGGAAGAGTCGTGTGGTTCCGGACCAACTGGTGGCCCATGCTGCCAATCGTGTAATCCATCCATAGTCAACTGCTGTGCGAATTTGGCACCAGATGGTGGCTGCTACCCTCGGGCGGCAATCGTAAGCTAA